The DNA segment AAATTGTCAGTTGATGTAAACTCTCTGGTGATAGTGACCAGAAATCCCACATACTTGTGGCATTGCGGAGATTCGTTTTGGGATCACGTTTTTGGGTATGAATAAAATCGCTAAACTTCATGGGATCGCGCACAAAGAAGACTGGGGTGTTATTTCCTACCATATCCCAGTTGCCTTGTTCAGTATAAAACTTAACTGCAAAGCCGCGGACATCTCGCTCGGCATCTGCCGCACCCCGTTCACCTGCAACCGTAGAAAATCTGGCGATTACCTTCGTTTGTTTGCCAATTTCTGCAAAAAGTTTCGCCTGTGTATAGGCTGTGATATCATTAGTCACAGTAAATGTGCCATAAGCACCCGATCCTTTGGCGTGAACTGATCTTTCTGGAATACGTTCCCGGTTAAAATGCGCCATCTTCTCAATTAGATGAAAATCTTGCATCAACACTGGTCCGTGTGCGCCTGCGGTTAATGAGTTTTCGTTATCACCCACGGGAATGCCAGCATCTGTAGTCAGAATTTCTTTTTCGTTATTCATGATTTTCTCGGAATTTTTATGGGATTTGAATCTATGGAGATAGGGGTAAAAACTTAACTATGCCTGTTTAGCCAGATAGTTCATATGAGCAGTAACAAACCCAAAATTAGGCATTCGCTGGGCATAGAGCTTTCCTAAAGCCGGGGCGAATGCACTGGACCAATCTGATAAAATTTCCGCAATTACCATATTGGTATTAGCAATTTTCACTCCTGCCTGACTCATGCGAAACATAGTTGCATACAAAGCTTGTTGATTGACTGTGCCAGAAGCATCCATTACGGCATAAACGTCGTAGCCATTTTCAACTGCACTGATAGCCGGGAATGTTAAACACACATCTGCTGTTACCCCTGCCATGATCAGTTTTTGGCGACCAGTTTGTTGAACTGCCTGAACAAAGTTAGGATCATGCCAAGCGTTAATGCGGACTCGATCAATCACGGGTATATCTGGAAAGATTTCTAGGAGTTCTGGAAACAAAGGACCGTTTGCACCTTTGGGATTACTTGTAGTGAGAATAACTGGTAAATTAAAGATTTTTGCTGCTTCTGCTAGCCACAATGTTTGGTTTTTCAAATGTAATGCATCAATATCAGCAAGACCGAAGTTCATCGTTCCCACTTGGTGATCGATTAGCAGCATAGCTGCATTGTCT comes from the Nodularia sp. NIES-3585 genome and includes:
- a CDS encoding hydrolase, which gives rise to METISNHNSQHNSYYELLTPDNAAMLLIDHQVGTMNFGLADIDALHLKNQTLWLAEAAKIFNLPVILTTSNPKGANGPLFPELLEIFPDIPVIDRVRINAWHDPNFVQAVQQTGRQKLIMAGVTADVCLTFPAISAVENGYDVYAVMDASGTVNQQALYATMFRMSQAGVKIANTNMVIAEILSDWSSAFAPALGKLYAQRMPNFGFVTAHMNYLAKQA